In Pyxidicoccus trucidator, a genomic segment contains:
- a CDS encoding S46 family peptidase, whose translation MKKTLLLLSLVAAPALAGEGKWTPQQVLELDPAWLRAQGLQVPPKKLWDPQRGTGLLAGTVNVGGCSGAFIAPSGLVITNHHCAFGVIQEHSTPQRDLITEGFLASKREDELPGKGSRVQVPRSFKDVTKEVLASVPAGADDLARYKAIERKQKELVAECEKRPATRCNVATFDGGLNYTLMDSVELADVRLVYAPPRAVGEYGGEEDNWMWPRHTGDFAILRAYTAPDGSSAPYSDKNVPYKAEFFFPLATEGVKPNDFVMVLGYPGLTFRALLAEEMAERQSRLYPRLRDVFGEAINILEEESDKSPTGKIAVASQLKSLHNVHKNAGGQLAGLKRGRIVEKQHASEAAVAAWAGKDARKWAPALSAREALLAEQANTAKVFEREFLLSSVGRLARGPALAATLSRLAAERAKPDLERRPEYMDREMPRLKDRLEREQKNLFAASDKRLLQAFVRRAQALGPEERIAAVDKHFGAKSQEKDVVAKIDAMYAGTKVLTLDERMKMAGETVAQLEARKDPLLAFGLDLARELAALDEVRDRRQGAALRLRPEWRKAVLAHAGKPVAPDANGTLRVSFAKVQGYSPRDGVVYTPQTTLAGLLAKHTGQEPFDVPAKVSKVAEAKRYGTWMDAKLKDVPVDFLSDADTTGGNSGSPTVNGRGQLVGVNFDRVWENVANDFGYNPDVARNVSVDVRYILWMLDQVEDADALLRELGVRKGPPVVRETR comes from the coding sequence ATGAAGAAGACGCTCCTCCTCCTGTCGCTCGTGGCGGCTCCGGCTCTGGCCGGAGAAGGCAAGTGGACCCCTCAGCAGGTCCTGGAGCTGGACCCGGCGTGGCTGCGTGCCCAGGGCCTCCAGGTGCCTCCCAAGAAGCTGTGGGACCCCCAGCGTGGCACCGGCCTGCTCGCGGGCACGGTCAACGTCGGCGGTTGCTCCGGTGCCTTCATCGCCCCCTCCGGTCTCGTCATCACCAACCACCACTGTGCCTTCGGCGTCATCCAGGAGCACAGCACCCCACAGCGCGACCTCATCACCGAGGGCTTCCTCGCCTCGAAGCGCGAGGATGAGCTGCCCGGCAAGGGCTCGCGCGTGCAGGTGCCTCGCAGCTTCAAGGACGTGACGAAGGAGGTCCTCGCCTCGGTGCCCGCGGGCGCCGACGACCTCGCCCGCTACAAGGCCATCGAGCGCAAGCAGAAGGAGCTGGTCGCCGAGTGCGAAAAGCGCCCCGCCACCCGCTGCAACGTGGCCACCTTCGACGGCGGCCTCAACTACACGCTGATGGACTCGGTGGAGCTGGCCGACGTGCGGCTCGTCTACGCCCCGCCCCGCGCGGTGGGTGAGTACGGCGGCGAGGAGGACAACTGGATGTGGCCGCGCCACACCGGTGACTTCGCCATCCTCCGCGCGTACACCGCGCCGGACGGCAGCTCGGCCCCGTACAGCGACAAGAACGTCCCCTACAAGGCCGAGTTCTTCTTCCCCCTGGCCACCGAGGGCGTGAAGCCCAACGACTTCGTCATGGTGCTCGGCTACCCGGGCCTCACCTTCCGCGCGCTGCTCGCCGAGGAGATGGCGGAGCGCCAGTCGCGCCTGTACCCGCGCTTGCGCGACGTGTTCGGCGAGGCCATCAACATCCTCGAGGAGGAGAGCGACAAGAGCCCCACCGGGAAGATTGCCGTCGCCTCGCAGCTCAAGAGCCTGCACAACGTGCACAAGAACGCGGGCGGCCAGCTCGCCGGGCTGAAGCGCGGCCGCATCGTTGAGAAGCAGCACGCCTCCGAGGCCGCGGTGGCCGCCTGGGCGGGCAAGGACGCCAGGAAGTGGGCGCCCGCGCTCTCGGCCCGCGAGGCCCTGCTGGCCGAGCAGGCCAACACGGCGAAGGTGTTCGAGCGCGAGTTCCTCCTGTCCTCCGTGGGCCGCCTGGCCCGGGGCCCGGCCCTGGCGGCGACGCTGTCGCGCCTCGCCGCCGAGCGCGCGAAGCCGGACCTGGAGCGGCGCCCGGAGTACATGGACCGGGAAATGCCGCGCCTCAAGGACCGGCTGGAGCGCGAGCAGAAGAACCTCTTCGCCGCCTCGGACAAGCGCCTCCTGCAGGCCTTCGTCCGGCGCGCGCAGGCGCTGGGCCCCGAGGAGCGCATCGCCGCAGTGGACAAGCACTTCGGCGCGAAGTCCCAGGAGAAGGACGTCGTCGCGAAGATTGACGCCATGTACGCCGGCACGAAGGTGCTGACGCTCGACGAGCGCATGAAGATGGCGGGAGAGACGGTGGCGCAGCTGGAGGCCCGCAAGGACCCGCTGCTCGCCTTCGGCCTGGACCTGGCCCGCGAACTGGCCGCGCTGGACGAGGTGAGGGACCGCCGCCAGGGCGCCGCGCTGCGGCTGCGGCCCGAGTGGCGCAAGGCCGTGCTGGCGCACGCGGGCAAGCCGGTGGCTCCGGACGCCAACGGCACCCTGCGCGTGTCCTTCGCGAAGGTGCAGGGCTACTCCCCGCGCGACGGCGTCGTCTACACGCCCCAGACGACGCTGGCGGGCCTGCTGGCCAAGCACACCGGCCAGGAGCCCTTCGACGTGCCGGCCAAGGTGTCCAAGGTCGCCGAGGCGAAGCGCTACGGGACGTGGATGGATGCGAAGCTCAAGGACGTGCCGGTGGACTTCCTGTCGGACGCGGACACCACGGGCGGCAACTCGGGCAGCCCCACCGTGAATGGCAGGGGACAGCTCGTCGGTGTGAACTTCGACCGCGTCTGGGAGAACGTGGCCAACGACTTCGGCTACAACCCGGACGTGGCCCGCAACGTCAGCGTGGACGTGCGCTACATCCTCTGGATGCTGGACCAGGTCGAGGACGCGGACGCGCTGCTGCGGGAGCTGGGCGTGCGCAAGGGCCCGCCCGTCGTGAGGGAGACGCGCTGA